A region of Nostoc sp. 'Peltigera membranacea cyanobiont' N6 DNA encodes the following proteins:
- the ovoA gene encoding 5-histidylcysteine sulfoxide synthase, whose product MALVSTINKLTSTQVPTLNDCSSQSLLNYFHNSWELEETLMKSLIGEETFYLNPDPLRNPLIFYLGHSAVFFINKLIGVGLIKAGINSQYETLFEIGVDPQTPTELDAAMKAVSWPDVKKVWQYRDKAREAIANLIQNTSLDLPIHQQHPLWALLMGIEHSRIHFETSSMLVRQLPSDRLKCPQGWDYAPSKGNIPKNEMRRVPGGVVKLGKPKDDLTFGWDSEYGDRTVAVKPFLASQYLITNGEYLQFVQAGGYNNPDYWNAESWDWKQLYNVEHPKFWIPFQDGYRYRATFDEIDLPLDWPVEVNYYEAIAFCRFQGSEIRLLTEAEWNQALLTSEDNHFSSNYNLNLQFISPSPVGMFKPANSASGLYDLRGNVWEWLGDTFNALPGFEPHPLYEDQAAPFFDDKHQMMLGGSWATNGSMALPTYRNWFRPYFYQHAGFRIAQDI is encoded by the coding sequence ATGGCTTTAGTTTCAACGATAAACAAACTGACATCAACACAAGTCCCCACACTCAATGATTGCAGTTCACAAAGCCTGCTCAACTACTTCCACAATTCTTGGGAACTTGAAGAAACACTCATGAAAAGTTTGATTGGGGAAGAAACTTTTTATCTGAACCCCGATCCTTTAAGAAACCCTCTAATCTTTTATCTTGGTCACTCAGCCGTTTTTTTCATCAACAAGTTAATTGGCGTTGGTTTAATCAAAGCTGGAATTAATTCCCAATACGAAACCCTATTTGAAATCGGAGTCGATCCACAAACACCCACAGAACTCGACGCAGCGATGAAAGCGGTTAGCTGGCCTGATGTAAAAAAAGTTTGGCAATATCGAGACAAAGCACGAGAAGCGATCGCAAATCTAATTCAAAATACTTCCCTGGATCTCCCTATTCATCAACAACATCCCCTCTGGGCTTTGCTGATGGGAATAGAACATAGTCGCATTCACTTTGAAACCTCTTCGATGCTGGTGCGTCAATTGCCTAGCGATCGCCTAAAATGTCCCCAAGGCTGGGATTATGCACCTAGCAAAGGGAACATTCCCAAAAATGAAATGCGCCGGGTTCCAGGCGGTGTGGTGAAACTAGGAAAACCCAAGGACGATCTTACATTCGGTTGGGATAGCGAATATGGCGATCGCACTGTTGCAGTGAAACCATTTTTAGCTAGTCAATATCTAATTACTAACGGAGAATATCTGCAATTTGTTCAAGCTGGTGGTTACAACAATCCAGACTACTGGAATGCTGAATCTTGGGATTGGAAGCAACTCTACAACGTAGAACATCCCAAATTCTGGATACCCTTTCAGGATGGCTACCGTTATCGAGCCACATTCGACGAGATAGACTTACCCTTAGACTGGCCTGTAGAAGTCAATTACTACGAAGCGATCGCATTTTGTCGTTTTCAAGGCTCAGAAATCCGCTTGCTGACTGAAGCCGAATGGAATCAAGCTTTACTCACCTCTGAGGATAACCACTTCTCAAGTAACTATAATCTCAATTTACAATTCATTTCCCCTAGCCCAGTAGGAATGTTCAAACCAGCTAATAGTGCTTCTGGACTTTACGATCTGCGAGGAAACGTCTGGGAATGGTTGGGGGACACATTCAACGCCTTACCAGGATTTGAACCTCACCCGCTTTACGAAGATCAAGCAGCACCCTTTTTTGATGATAAACATCAGATGATGCTCGGTGGTTCTTGGGCTACTAATGGTTCAATGGCATTACCAACCTATCGCAACTGGTTTCGTCCCTACTTTTATCAACACGCCGGTTTTAGAATTGCTCAAGACATTTAA
- a CDS encoding polyribonucleotide nucleotidyltransferase gives MAEVDKSISFDGRDIRLKVGLLAPQAGGSVLIESGDTSVLVTATRSQAREGIDFLPLTVDYEERLYAAGRIPGGIMRREGRPPEKTILTSRLIDRPMRPLFPSWLRDDLQIIALTLSMDELVPPDVLAVTGASIATLIAQIPFNGPMAAVRVGLVGDDFIINPTYAEIEAGDLDLVVAGSPHGVIMVEAGANQLPERDIIEAIDFGYEAVRDLIKAQQDLVAELGLVIVQEAPPQVDQTLENYIRDRTSSQIKKILSQFTFTKPERDAALDVVKDEIATTIKELPEEDPIRVAATANSKALGNTFKDITKYFMRRQIIEDNVRVDGRKLDEVRRVSCSVGVLPKRVHGSGLFNRELTQVLSACTLGTPGDAQNLNDDMQLDQHKRYLHHYNFPPFSVGETKPMRSPGRREIGHGALAERSLLPVLPSKEQFPYVIRIVSEVLSSNGSTSMGSVCGSTLALMDAGVPILKPVSGAAMGLIKDGDEVRILTDIQGIEDFLGDMDFKVAGTDTGITALQMDMKISGLSLDIISQAVHQAKAARLHILEKMLACIDTPRTETSPYAPRLLTIKIDSDMIGLVIGPGGKTIKGITEETGAKIDIEDDGTVTISAVDENKAKRARNIIQGMTRKLHEGDVYAGRITRIIPIGAFVEFLPGKEGMIHISQLADYRVGKVEDEVAVGDEVIIKVREIDNKGRINLTRLGIHPDQAAAAREAAAVNR, from the coding sequence ATGGCAGAAGTTGATAAGTCAATATCCTTCGATGGTAGGGATATTCGACTGAAAGTAGGCTTACTAGCTCCCCAGGCAGGTGGGTCGGTTTTGATAGAATCAGGGGACACATCCGTTTTAGTGACAGCTACGCGATCGCAAGCCAGAGAAGGCATTGATTTTCTTCCCCTCACAGTAGACTATGAAGAAAGGCTGTATGCTGCTGGTAGAATTCCCGGCGGGATCATGCGGCGTGAAGGTCGTCCACCAGAAAAAACAATTCTCACCAGCCGTCTTATAGACCGTCCCATGCGTCCTTTGTTCCCCTCATGGCTACGGGATGACTTGCAAATTATCGCCTTAACGCTGTCGATGGACGAGTTAGTTCCACCCGATGTGCTAGCAGTTACAGGCGCTTCCATCGCTACCCTGATTGCCCAGATTCCTTTTAACGGGCCGATGGCAGCAGTTCGCGTTGGTTTAGTGGGTGATGATTTCATTATTAACCCCACTTATGCAGAAATCGAAGCCGGAGATTTGGATCTGGTAGTAGCCGGTTCACCGCATGGCGTAATCATGGTGGAGGCGGGAGCCAATCAGTTGCCAGAACGAGATATCATCGAGGCAATTGACTTTGGTTATGAAGCAGTGCGGGACTTAATCAAAGCGCAGCAAGATTTAGTAGCAGAACTGGGTTTGGTAATAGTGCAAGAAGCACCACCCCAAGTAGACCAGACGCTAGAAAATTATATCCGCGATCGCACTAGCAGCCAGATTAAGAAAATCCTGTCTCAATTTACCTTCACCAAACCCGAACGCGATGCAGCTTTAGATGTCGTCAAGGATGAAATTGCCACGACGATTAAGGAACTGCCAGAAGAAGATCCAATTCGAGTTGCCGCAACTGCAAATAGCAAGGCACTTGGGAATACTTTTAAAGATATTACCAAATACTTCATGCGGCGGCAAATCATCGAAGATAACGTTCGCGTTGATGGTCGTAAACTCGATGAAGTGCGTCGTGTTTCTTGTTCAGTTGGTGTCTTACCAAAGCGAGTCCACGGTAGCGGTTTATTTAACCGGGAACTAACTCAGGTATTATCTGCTTGTACTTTGGGTACGCCAGGAGATGCCCAAAATCTCAACGATGATATGCAGTTAGACCAACACAAGCGTTATCTGCATCATTACAACTTCCCGCCCTTCTCAGTCGGGGAAACCAAACCAATGCGTTCTCCAGGAAGGCGTGAAATCGGTCATGGGGCATTAGCAGAGCGATCGCTCCTACCTGTGTTACCCTCAAAAGAACAATTTCCCTACGTGATTCGCATCGTATCGGAAGTACTTTCTTCCAACGGTTCCACCTCAATGGGTTCAGTCTGCGGTTCCACCCTCGCCCTCATGGATGCTGGCGTACCAATTCTCAAACCCGTCAGTGGCGCAGCAATGGGTCTGATTAAGGATGGGGACGAAGTGCGAATCCTCACCGACATTCAGGGCATTGAAGACTTTTTGGGCGATATGGACTTCAAAGTTGCGGGGACGGATACCGGAATTACCGCCTTGCAAATGGATATGAAAATCTCCGGTTTGTCGTTGGATATTATTTCCCAAGCCGTCCACCAAGCCAAAGCAGCCCGGTTGCACATTCTGGAGAAAATGCTCGCCTGCATCGACACGCCACGGACTGAAACCTCACCTTATGCCCCACGTCTGTTAACAATCAAGATTGATTCAGACATGATTGGTCTGGTGATCGGGCCTGGTGGTAAGACTATTAAGGGGATTACAGAAGAAACTGGTGCAAAAATTGACATCGAAGATGATGGCACTGTGACAATTTCGGCTGTGGATGAGAATAAGGCCAAAAGAGCCAGAAACATCATCCAAGGCATGACCCGCAAGTTGCACGAAGGGGATGTCTACGCAGGACGCATTACTCGGATTATACCGATAGGTGCATTTGTGGAATTTCTGCCAGGGAAAGAAGGGATGATCCACATTTCACAACTAGCTGACTACCGCGTTGGCAAAGTTGAAGATGAAGTAGCGGTGGGCGATGAAGTGATTATCAAAGTGCGCGAAATTGATAACAAAGGTCGGATTAATCTCACCCGCTTGGGTATCCACCCAGATCAAGCAGCAGCAGCACGAGAAGCGGCGGCGGTGAATCGGTAA